A region of Tigriopus californicus strain San Diego chromosome 7, Tcal_SD_v2.1, whole genome shotgun sequence DNA encodes the following proteins:
- the LOC131883064 gene encoding uncharacterized protein LOC131883064, with product MKSYGKCEIHNWNMKPVLARLPLFRLCLLLSLWCHVLVNAVPREEPFGSPNSGNEGGSDNKMAAGRGDPFLSLTSVPPQLALGRQGSFKKATLFQDSSKDHEEEMSEPGKEEEEEEEEQELSTTTPRTIWKFLSGANSMKVEAKKGATRAPTSTRGSMIATNRRGLLPIEEDHWDQYKKDHQSANSGALRTNEILNNLIESRIGGTFVPAGMHTHAQPPPGLYNSNSCQGIIGFSLVRAKKSSLQGQRGRVAFENTFTDLNQAWDAKRSVFQCRQPGLYFFSFNGRGKPDLGDKFWIASLMLNGVEVVSIGGTDESGSSNTILLPLNFNDEVWLQLMQGALIESDDRSRTGLTSFSGYRVGGIAPTDIDPDLSVEPEKEPIKDEESLLSHRHNLAFFDRESEERDRYNTVTQDPFDFLDSRERDRFKYRERIQSNIASPQFSNRISHPQYSKWESSSHERNEFRNRLQSKPELPSHYPNRKSDLGSNLSTPLPVRRYYYPEKSSPRSSPKPRPSIAAGNDEAFRRRFGTGAKDRFPFVSLLETSRYQETKRRLEQQRRESPIDNRRDPWPEKDAYHRREYS from the exons ATGAAAAGTTATGGAAAGTGCGAAATCCACAATTGGAACATGAAACCGGTGCTGGCGCGACTCCCTCTCTTTCGTCTTTGCCTTCTTCTTTCCCTTTGGTGCCACGTGTTGGTCAATGCTGTTCCCAGAGAGGAACCATTCGGCTCACCCAATTCCGGAAATGAGGGCGGAAGTGATAACAAGATGGCTGCCGGAAGAGGAGATCCCTTCCTGTCGCTAACCTCGGTTCCTCCTCAACTTGCGTTGGGAAGGCAGGGATCTTTCAAGAAAGCGACTCTATTCCAAGACAGCTCCAAGGACCACGAAGAAGAAATGTCGGAACCGgggaaagaagaggaagaggaggaggaggaacaagaaCTTTCAACCACAACTCCTCGTACCATTTGGAAGTTCTTGAGTGGAGCAAATAGCATGAAGGTGGAAGCGAAGAAAGGAGCGACGAGGGCGCCGACTTCAACGAGAGGATCGATGATCGCCACCAATCGAAGAGGCCTTTTGCCCATTGAGGAAGATCATTGGGACCAGTACAAGAAGGATCACCAAAGCGCAAACTCGGGCGCCTTAAGAACCAATGAAATTCTCAATAACCTCATTGAGAGCAGAATTGGTGGTACCTTTGTACCCGCCG GAATGCACACCCATGCCCAACCTCCTCCGGGACTCTACAATTCAAACTCGTGCCAAGGAATCATTGGATTCAGTCTGGTTCGAGCCAAAAAGAGTTCACTTCAAGGCCAGCGAGGTCGTGTGGCCTTTGAGAACACGTTCACGGACTTAAATCAAGCATGGGACGCCAAGCGATCCGTCTTCCAATGTCGCCAACCTGGCCTGtacttcttttccttcaatggACGTGGCAAACCTGATCTCGGGGATAAGTTCTGgat AGCTTCATTAATGTTGAATGGCGTGGAGGTGGTCTCCATAGGCGGGACAGATGAGTCTGGATCCTCGAACACGATCTTACTCCCTCTGAATTTTAATGACGAGGTTTGGCTCCAATTAATGCAGGGTGCGCTCATCGAATCGGACGACCGGTCCCGCACCGGGTTAACGAGTTTCTCAGGGTACAGAGTGGGTGGGATCGCTCCGACTGACATTGATCCAGATCTCTCCGTTGAACCGGAGAAAGAACCCATCAAGGATGAGGAATCCCTTCTCTCTCATCGCCATAACCTGGCTTTTTTCGATCGCGAAAGTGAGGAACGAGATCGTTACAACACTGTCACGCAAGATCCATTCGATTTCTTGGATAGTCGGGAACGAGATCGCTTCAAATACAGAGAACGAATTCAGAGCAACATAGCCTCGCCTCAATTTTCGAATCGCATTTCCCATCCTCAATATTCAAAATGGGAATCCTCGTCCCACGAGAGGAACGAATTCCGCAATCGACTGCAATCCAAACCGGAGTTGCCATCGCATTATCCTAATCGGAAGTCTGACCTGGGGTCCAACTTGAGTACGCCTCTTCCAGTTCGAAGATACTATTACCCGGAAAAGAGTTCCCCAAGAAGCTCACCTAAGCCACGACCATCCATTGCAGCTGGGAACGATGAAGCCTTCCGTCGTCGATTTGGAACAGGGGCCAAGGACCGTTTCCCTTTTGTCTCCTTACTAGAAACCTCGCGCTATCAAGAGACCAAACGGCGGTTGGAACAACAAAGGAGGGAATCGCCAATCGACAACAGACGAGATCCCTGGCCAGAAAAGGACGCCTATCATCGACGAGAATATTCCTGA